The genomic DNA CACCCTGCAGAGTGAAGGGCTTGTTGGCCAGATCGACGGCGTTGATGTGGTCGAAGACGATCTCGGTCTCGAAACGCTCGGCGTGTTCCTGCATGCGTTGCATCAGCGCCGGGCCAGTCAGGCCATGGGGGTCGCCCGGCCAGTTGTCGACTTCGGTGGTGGTGGTCAGTTGGCCACCGGCCTGCATGCCGGTGATCAAAAGCGGCTTGAGGTTGGCGCGGGCGGCGTACACCGCGGCGCTGTAACCGGCAGGGCCGGAACCGAGGATGATGACGCGCGAATGACGTACTTCAGACATGTCGAACTCCTGTCGAGCGGGCCTCAGGGGCCGGCATCGGTATACCGGCTGCGCCAGCTGGAAATTAAAAAGGACCCACGCAGCACTTGGGGAAGGCTACAACGCGCAGGTCCAAAACCTGAAAGTTGAGCGCACTGTAGCGAGGTGGCAGAGATTAAGGAAATATCCTTCGACAATCCACCTCATAGGCATCCTCTATACGTCAATTTCTCCTGTGGAAAAGGCCATGGTGCTTTTGTTACAGGCAGTTTCCCATACGCTGCCCGCCTTTCGTCGGCGCGGCAAAGCCGGTAAGGTCAGCGCGTTTTCCCTTCTCTGCGGAGCGTATCGATGCAAGCCCCTGTCCTCTCTGGCCCCCAGTACCTGCGCGAAGGCCTGAAACTGGTGCTCAGCCCCAATCTGCGGTTGTTCGTGCTGCTGCCGTTGGCGATCAACCTGCTGCTGTTCGGCGGCATGATCTACTTCGCCGGCCACCAGTTCGGCCTTTGGCTCGATGCCCTGATGCCAACCCTGCCGGACTGGCTGAGCTTCCTCAGCTACATACTCTGGCCGCTTTTCGTCGCCTTGCTGGTGTTGATGGTGTTCTTCACCTTTACCCTGGTGGCCAACATCATCGCCGCGCCTTTCAATGGTTTTCTGGCCGAAAAGGTCGAGGTGGTGGTACGTGGCGAGGACAACTTCCCGGCGTTCAGCTGGGGCGAGCTGGTGGCGATGGTGCCACGCACCTTCGGCCGCGAAATGCGCAAGCTCGGCTACTTCCTGCCACGGGCCATCGCGCTGTTCATCCTCTCGTTCATCCCGGTGGTGAACGTGATCGCAGCACCGCTGTGGCTGATCTTCGGTGTGTGGATGATGGCCATCCAGTACATCGACTACCCGGCGGACAACAACAAGATGAGCTGGCAGGACATGCTCGCCTGGCTGCGCCAGAAGCGCTGGCAGAGCCTGGGCTTTGGCGGCATCACCTACCTGGCGCTGATGGTGCCGGTGGTGAACGTGCTGATGATGCCGGCTGCGGTGGCAGGGGCCACGCTGTTCTGGGTACGCGAGCGCAACTGATCCGGGGCCGGCATGCACGGCCCGCCGTAGGAGCGGCCTTGTGTCGCGAAAGGGCCGCAACGCGGCCCCAGCAACATGCGCATCACCGCTGAAATCCAGGGCCTTACTGCCCCAACCGGCTGGAAAACTGCCCGACCGCATCCACAACTTTCTTCGCCCCTTCCTGAATCTCGACGATCACCCCACCGGTATCAGCCGCCAGCGCCAGCCCCTGTTCGGCCTGGCGCTTGCTGGTATCGATGATGTCCACGGCCGCCTGGGCCAGCTGCTCGTTCTGCTGCACCACCTTGGCGATCTCTTCGGTGGCGGTACTGGTACGTGAAGCCAGCTGGCGCACTTCGTCGGCAACCACGGCAAAGCCACGGCCCTGCTCACCCGCCCGGGCGGCCTCGATGGCCGCGTTGAGCGCCAGCAGGTTGGTCTGGCCGGCAATGTCGCTGATGGTCTTGATGATCGCGCCGATCACCTTCGATTGTTTGTCCAGCGCCTGGATGCCTTCGGCGGCTTCCTGCATCGACCCTTCCAACCCCCGCATCACTTCGACGGTCTGGGTGACCACATCGGTGGCCTTGTGCGCACTGTTGTCGGTTTCCAGCGAGGTGTTGTAAGCGATGTCTGCCGCCTGCGCCACGGCCTGCTCCTGATTGACCTGGTCGGTGATCACGGTGGCGAACTTCACCACCTTGTACAGCACATCATGGGCATCGATGATCGGGTTGTAGGACGCCTCCAGCCACACCGTACGGCCATGGGCATCGATCCGTTTGAACCGGTCGGCCACGTACTCACCGCGGCGCAGCTTGTCCCAGAACGCCTGATATCCCGCCGAGTTGGCTTCTTCCGGTTCGCAGAACATGCGGTGATGCTTGCCGCGAATCTGCTCCAGGCTGTAACCCACCGTTTGCAGAAAGCGGTCATTGGCAGTCAGCACCTGGCCGTCGAGGTTGAATTCGATCACCGCGGTTGAACGCATCAATGCCTTGATCAGGCTTTCATGTTCGCGCGAGGTCTCGATGGTGCGGGTCAGGTCGCTGGAGTGCATGGAGAAATGCCTGATGCGCCCGTCACTGCCCTTGACCGGCTGCAGGATCGAACGCAACCAGGCTTCTTCGCCGTTGCCACGCAACAACCGGAAAGCACCGTTGAGGTGTTCGCCGCGGCTGATGGCGCTTTTCATGCGCCGGTAGAAATCGAGCGTCTTCACGTGTTCCGGCACGATGTCTTCGATACTGCGCCCGATCAGTTGCTCGCTACGGTACAGCATCTCTTTCTCGAAGTTGCCGTTGACCAGCTCGATACGCCCTTGGGGGTCGAGCTGGAGCACCAGCATTTCGCTGTCCAGGCTGTTCTTGATCTGCTCGATGGAATGAAGCTCCTCGCGCAGTTGCTGGATTTCTTTTTTGAGCTTGCTGTTGAACATCACCGCTCCCGGAGCGCGTCACCTGATCGAATGCATCTTCATCGGCTGCCTGGAGGGGCTCTTGAGTACTACCCAAGGAAATATTCATCCCGCTGAAGCTGCCGGCAATCAGGCGTCATCGGCGCGTCACAATGCTGTCACATGAGCGCAACGCAG from Pseudomonas putida includes the following:
- the cysZ gene encoding sulfate transporter CysZ, whose amino-acid sequence is MQAPVLSGPQYLREGLKLVLSPNLRLFVLLPLAINLLLFGGMIYFAGHQFGLWLDALMPTLPDWLSFLSYILWPLFVALLVLMVFFTFTLVANIIAAPFNGFLAEKVEVVVRGEDNFPAFSWGELVAMVPRTFGREMRKLGYFLPRAIALFILSFIPVVNVIAAPLWLIFGVWMMAIQYIDYPADNNKMSWQDMLAWLRQKRWQSLGFGGITYLALMVPVVNVLMMPAAVAGATLFWVRERN
- a CDS encoding methyl-accepting chemotaxis protein — protein: MFNSKLKKEIQQLREELHSIEQIKNSLDSEMLVLQLDPQGRIELVNGNFEKEMLYRSEQLIGRSIEDIVPEHVKTLDFYRRMKSAISRGEHLNGAFRLLRGNGEEAWLRSILQPVKGSDGRIRHFSMHSSDLTRTIETSREHESLIKALMRSTAVIEFNLDGQVLTANDRFLQTVGYSLEQIRGKHHRMFCEPEEANSAGYQAFWDKLRRGEYVADRFKRIDAHGRTVWLEASYNPIIDAHDVLYKVVKFATVITDQVNQEQAVAQAADIAYNTSLETDNSAHKATDVVTQTVEVMRGLEGSMQEAAEGIQALDKQSKVIGAIIKTISDIAGQTNLLALNAAIEAARAGEQGRGFAVVADEVRQLASRTSTATEEIAKVVQQNEQLAQAAVDIIDTSKRQAEQGLALAADTGGVIVEIQEGAKKVVDAVGQFSSRLGQ